GCCGACCACCATGAAGCCGCGCTCCTTTAGGGCGGCGAGGCCGCGGCCGAGATTCTGCACGGTGGCGAGCGGCACCAGTTCCAGCGCGCCGGAGGCGGCCTTGGCGAGCGCGGCGGTGGCGTCCGGCGAATGGCGCTGCGTCGTCACGATGGCGGTGGCGGCGAGCGCCGCGGCCGAGCGGAAGATGGCGCCGACATTGTGCGGGTCGGTGATCTGGTCGAGCACCAGCACGGTGCCGCGTGCCGGGACGTCCTCGATCGCCGGGGAGGGCAGCGGGTCCGTCTCGAGGTAGAGGCCCTGATGCACGGCGTCCGGGAGCAGGCGATCGTCGATGGCCGAGGGCCGCACGATCTCCGGCGCGATGGCGGCGGCGATGCCTTCCTCTTCAAGGCGGCGGGCGGCGTTGTCCGTGACCAGCAGGCGGCGCAGGCGCCGGTTCGGGTTGCGCAAAGCCGCCGTGACCGTGTGCCAGCCATAGAGAATGACGAGATCGTCCTCGCCCGACGCGGCGCGCAGGTCCTCCCGGCGGGCGCGGGTGAAGCGCTCGCGGCGCTCGACCTGTTCGCGGGTGGCGCCGGGTTTTGCGCCGGGCTTGGAACTTCGTGGGCCAGCGGGGGCACCTTTACCGGCGAATGGGGCGGGGCGTTTGCTCATGGCCGGGACGTTTAGAGGATCGCGGAGGTCGGGAATAGCGGGGGTCCGGCAATTTCCGGCAGGCTTCCATTGACTTCGGCGGTGCGCCTGCCCATAAACCCTGCCATCCCCGCGATCCGTCCGGTCCGGAAAGCCCGATTGTCCATCGGGATCAATGGTGTAGGACGGATGGGGATCGGGGGAGAGTGTCCCGAGCGGCAAAGGGGGCGGACTGTAAATCCGCTGGCTATGCCTTCGTAGGTTCGAGTCCTACCTCTCCCACCACCCATTCTCCGGACGTCAGAGGTTTTCCAGACGAGGCCAATCAGCCCCGACCTGATGCCTCTCATACAGTGAGCGCCGGCAGGATGTCGTCCGAGATCGGGGCGACAAGGGCGCCGGACGCCACCAGGCCGCTCGCGGCGTCAAGATCGCTCGCCATATACCGGTCCTCTTCAAGCGAGGAGATGGCAGCGCGCACGACGGCCATCGCCTTTCGCAATTCCGGGCT
The Pseudolabrys sp. FHR47 genome window above contains:
- the rlmB gene encoding 23S rRNA (guanosine(2251)-2'-O)-methyltransferase RlmB, yielding MSKRPAPFAGKGAPAGPRSSKPGAKPGATREQVERRERFTRARREDLRAASGEDDLVILYGWHTVTAALRNPNRRLRRLLVTDNAARRLEEEGIAAAIAPEIVRPSAIDDRLLPDAVHQGLYLETDPLPSPAIEDVPARGTVLVLDQITDPHNVGAIFRSAAALAATAIVTTQRHSPDATAALAKAASGALELVPLATVQNLGRGLAALKERGFMVVGLDSDGEADLSDMTLRKPLALVLGAEGKGLRQSTRELCDKVARIDMPGEIKSLNVSNAAVLSLYIASRA